The Anabaena sp. PCC 7108 region TGGGAGACGGAACAAGCATTATTGGCTTTTTTACCAGTTAGTTCACAACGACGGGACATAATATTTCCTAGGATATCAATACAACCTTTCTATTCTATGAGCTTTAAGGAAAAAATTGCTTTTCTTCTCAGGTATAGCTAAAAAAAACCCTAACCCTAACCCCCTCATATCTCGTTCCCAGTCTCTGACTAGGAATGCTATCACAGAGGCTCTGCCTCGTCTATCATTGAAGGCAGAGCCTTCTAGAATTCATTCCCATACAGAGTATGGGAACGAGAAGTATGGGAACGAGAAGTATGGGAACGAGAAGTATGGGAACGAAAAATTAATTGTTGATTGTTTATTTGCTGGCTTGTTCTGTGAGTTTGGTGAGTACGTCGTTGGAACGTTCCACAAAGGATTTCATTCCTTCAGCGTCAAAACCCTTTTGGGACATCAGCGCTAAGTCATAGACGTGTTGACAAATCATTTTCACCAGTTGCTCTGTAGGTGACTGACCATCACCTTGAATGATAGTACCTTGGCTTAGATGTGCCAGGTTTTGAATGAGGGGGTGAGCAGTATTAACGAGTAAAATGTGGTCTTCAGGAAATTCACTGTTTTGCTGTTGCATCATAGCGTTCATTTCCCGCAGACGACGGAGAATTTCTGGTAACAACACCATTGCGGGTGGTGTCCCTTGGGGGTCATCTGATTTTAAGGCTTCGGTGCGGATGTTGAGTTTGGGTTTGTTGAGTGCTTTTTCAAATAGTTCTTTAATTGACTCACTCTTGGTTTTGTTGGTTGTGGGGTCAACTATTTCGCCTTCTTTGTTATCAAGCAGGGTATTATCGAGGTCAGAATCTACCCGCGTAAATTTAACATCCTGATATTCACGTTCGAGGAAGTTAATAAAGTGGGTATCGATGAAGGAGTCCATAAATAGGACTTCTAAACCTTGGTTTTTGTGTAGTTGGATGTAGGTAGCTTGGGTAGCTTCGTCGGTGCTGTAGAAAACGCGGTTTTCGTGGCGTTCTTTGTTGCGTTCTAGGTACTCTTTGATGGTTGTGTAGGGTATGCCGGTGTTGGATGAGGTGGAAGTGACATCTTGCCAAACATCACCTTCTGAAGATTGTACTTCAACGGCAGGAGTTTCGGCTGGTTTGGTTTCTAGTTGGGCGGTGCTGCGGAAGATGAGGATGTCTTCAACTTGTTTTTTAAATTTGTCGTCGTTAAGAACACCAAATTTTACGAAGGTTCCCAGGTCTTTCCAGGCACTGATGTATTGTTCGCGGTTGTCGCGGTATAGTTCCTTTAAGCGATCGCCTACTTTCTTGGCTATGTAGTCACCAATTCTTTTAACTGTGCGATCGCCTTGTAAAGCACTGCGAGAAACGTTCAAAGGTATATCAGTGCTATCAATTACACCCCGCATGGGCATCAAAAATTGCGGGATAATCTCTTCACAGTTATCACTGACAAAAACTTGATTGCAGAATAACTTGATTTGTCCTTTAGTCACATCGACATCAGGACGCATTTTCGGGAAATACATAATCCCGTTAATAATAAAGGGATAATCTGTATTCAGATGCACCCACAATAGAGGTTCTTCTTGAAATGGATACAGATAGCGGTAAAATTCTAAATAATCTTCATCTGTCAGATTACTGGGAGACTCGCGCCAAGCAGCTTTTTGTTTATTTAATGCTTCACCATCCAGTTTAATCGGCACTGGCATGAAGTCGCAGTAAGTCTTGACTAAATTTCTAATTCGTGCTTCTTCTAAAAATTCCTCTTCTTCTCCTTGGAGAGTGAGAGTAATCGTAGTTCCGCGAGTGGTGCGGGTTGAATCTTCTAGGGTAAATGCTGGAGAACCATCACAAGTCCAGTGTACTGCTTGAGAACCTTCTTTGTATGAGAGAGTATCAATCTCTACTTTTTGCGCCACCATGAAGGAGGAGTAAAAGCCTAAACCAAAGTGACCAATTATCGGTTGGTCTGATTTACCTTCATACTTGTGAATAAATTCTTCAGCACTAGAGAAAGCAACTTGGTTAATATATTTTTTTACTTCCTCTGCGGTCATACCAATGCCATTATCAGTAATGGAGAGGGTTTTGTTGTCTTTATCAATGCTAATTGTAATTTCTGCTTCACCAATTTCTCCACTATATTCCCCAGCGCGGGATACCATGTTCAATTTTTGGATAGCATCTACAGCAT contains the following coding sequences:
- the htpG gene encoding molecular chaperone HtpG; translated protein: MLEQGTISIHTENIFPIIKKSLYSDHQIFLRELVSNAVDAIQKLNMVSRAGEYSGEIGEAEITISIDKDNKTLSITDNGIGMTAEEVKKYINQVAFSSAEEFIHKYEGKSDQPIIGHFGLGFYSSFMVAQKVEIDTLSYKEGSQAVHWTCDGSPAFTLEDSTRTTRGTTITLTLQGEEEEFLEEARIRNLVKTYCDFMPVPIKLDGEALNKQKAAWRESPSNLTDEDYLEFYRYLYPFQEEPLLWVHLNTDYPFIINGIMYFPKMRPDVDVTKGQIKLFCNQVFVSDNCEEIIPQFLMPMRGVIDSTDIPLNVSRSALQGDRTVKRIGDYIAKKVGDRLKELYRDNREQYISAWKDLGTFVKFGVLNDDKFKKQVEDILIFRSTAQLETKPAETPAVEVQSSEGDVWQDVTSTSSNTGIPYTTIKEYLERNKERHENRVFYSTDEATQATYIQLHKNQGLEVLFMDSFIDTHFINFLEREYQDVKFTRVDSDLDNTLLDNKEGEIVDPTTNKTKSESIKELFEKALNKPKLNIRTEALKSDDPQGTPPAMVLLPEILRRLREMNAMMQQQNSEFPEDHILLVNTAHPLIQNLAHLSQGTIIQGDGQSPTEQLVKMICQHVYDLALMSQKGFDAEGMKSFVERSNDVLTKLTEQASK